Proteins encoded within one genomic window of Episyrphus balteatus chromosome 1, idEpiBalt1.1, whole genome shotgun sequence:
- the LOC129907421 gene encoding uncharacterized protein LOC129907421: MKIADDFAIRWQFPNCLGALDGKHIVFKSLRKDGAYYHNYKGSNSIILLALVDANCRFTFVDIGCNGRANDAGVLLQSSLKNVIDDASNRFPDDKTVGNGRILPYVIVGDDAFPLQKHLMKPYPFATKCQKKRIFNVRLSRARHVVEHAFGLLASRFRIFQTKIDLRVENVEAVTKACCVLHNFLISRNCLDVHVTETSTKSSSQNADMPENPRKGAAEEIRQKFADYFVEEGQVPWQSIQ; the protein is encoded by the exons ATGAAAATAGCCGACGATTTTGCCATTCGCTGGCAATTCCCAAACTGCCTAGGTGCCCTCGATGGCAAACATATAGTTTTTAAGAGCCTCCGCAAAGATGGTGCATACTATCACAATTATAAAG gtTCCAACAGCATCATCTTACTTGCTTTGGTTGATGCAAACTGCAGATTTACTTTTGTTGACATAGGATGCAACGGAAGAGCGAACGATGCAGGTGTTTTGCTACAAAGCAGTTTAAAGAATGTTATCGACGACGCAAGTAACCGTTTCCCAGATGATAAAACAGTTGGAAATGGAAGGATACTTCCGTATGTCATCGTAGGAGATGACGCTTTTCCTTTGCAAAAGCATTTAATGAAGCCTTATCCATTTGcaaccaaatgtcaaaaaaaaagaatttttaatgtaCGCCTTTCAAGGGCAAGACATGTGGTAGAACATGCATTTGGTTTACTTGCGAGTCGTTTTAGGATATTTCAGACGAAAATTGATCTTAGAGTAGAGAATGTAGAAGCAGTGACCAAAGCTTGTTGTGTTTTACACAACTTTTTAATAAGCCGCAACTGCTTGGATGTTCACGTTACAGAAACCAGCACAAAATCATCATCACAAAATGCAGATATGCCCGAAAATCCTCGCAAAGGAGCGGCCGaagaaattcgacaaaaatttgCCGATTATTTTGTCGAAGAAGGACAAGTGCCTTGGCAAtcaattcaataa